One genomic segment of Candidatus Sulfotelmatobacter sp. includes these proteins:
- a CDS encoding ribonuclease HI family protein produces MSELVAYVDGGCLGNPGPSGIGVVIQGCASGPVRIAKWIGHQDNNVAEYAALMEALQYAISRKAQKLHVYSDSEVVVRQMTGEYICRSPRLYSLHWTCRKLARSLAFSISHVPRESNAEANGLAQAALRRMRQQAALSIVT; encoded by the coding sequence ATGTCAGAACTGGTGGCTTACGTGGACGGCGGGTGCCTGGGAAATCCGGGGCCATCGGGCATTGGAGTGGTGATTCAGGGCTGCGCCAGCGGCCCGGTACGCATCGCCAAGTGGATTGGCCATCAAGATAACAATGTTGCCGAGTATGCGGCGCTTATGGAAGCGCTGCAATACGCGATCTCGCGCAAGGCGCAAAAGCTGCATGTATATTCCGACTCGGAAGTCGTGGTGAGGCAGATGACGGGGGAGTATATCTGCCGCAGTCCGCGACTTTACTCTTTGCATTGGACCTGCCGGAAGCTGGCGCGCTCGCTGGCGTTTTCCATTTCGCATGTTCCACGGGAGAGTAATGCCGAGGCGAACGGGCTGGCGCAGGCGGCGCTGCGGCGGATGAGGCAGCAGGCGGCACTCAGCATTGTCACGTAG
- a CDS encoding PPOX class F420-dependent oxidoreductase, with translation MPQAIPEKYKDLFQKRAFASLGTLMPDGSPQVTPVWCDFDGEHVIFNSARGRQKDKNVRRDPRVSLAIIDPENPYRYLEIRGRVVEITEEGADESINKLAKKYLGVDKYPYAQPSEVRVIYKIKPEHTTVMG, from the coding sequence ATGCCGCAAGCCATCCCCGAAAAGTACAAAGATCTTTTTCAGAAGCGGGCGTTCGCCAGCCTGGGGACTTTAATGCCCGACGGCAGTCCGCAAGTTACGCCGGTCTGGTGCGACTTCGACGGCGAGCACGTCATCTTCAACTCCGCCCGCGGACGTCAAAAAGATAAGAACGTCCGCCGCGATCCCCGCGTATCGCTCGCAATTATCGATCCCGAAAATCCCTACCGCTATCTCGAAATTCGCGGCCGCGTCGTCGAAATCACCGAAGAAGGCGCCGACGAAAGCATCAACAAGCTGGCCAAAAAATATCTCGGCGTCGACAAGTATCCCTACGCCCAGCCCAGCGAAGTCCGCGTCATCTACAAGATCAAGCCCGAACACACCACGGTGATGGGATAG
- a CDS encoding cysteine desulfurase-like protein, translated as MMPRISWLDNDVRNHDKNKPTIMPTTEHVISRTLDLAYIRAQFPALAQAVNGHPAVFLDGPGGTQVPQRVIDAISNYLRRDNANTGGAYATSRRTDAMIAEARSAMADFLHCAADEVVFGPNMTTLTYVISRAIARELKPGDEIVITRLDHDANASPWLQMAEDLQNEGRGVIVRWAEINDADCTLNMSDLASKINKNTKLVAAGYASNAVGTINPVKEIVRLAHAAGALAYIDAVHYGPHGLIDVAALDCDFLACSTYKFFGPHMAVLYGKREHLKRLRPYKLRPNTNAIPNCWEWGTLNHECIAGIAACVEYLADLGRSSEQRVPHPSRLSKGGNSDSRPETTPRRAAIEAAYAAIHEHERALTEQMMAGLKKIPSVKIYGITDPARFHERCATFAIRIEDHTPLELATKLGDRGIFTWDGNYYALNLTEHLDVEKSGGFLRIGLVHYNTADEIDRLLAALHEIVGA; from the coding sequence ATGATGCCACGCATTAGCTGGCTCGACAACGACGTCCGCAATCATGATAAAAATAAACCGACGATTATGCCCACCACCGAACACGTCATCTCCCGCACCCTCGACCTCGCCTACATCCGCGCGCAATTCCCCGCGCTCGCCCAGGCCGTCAACGGACACCCCGCCGTCTTCCTAGACGGCCCCGGCGGGACGCAGGTTCCGCAGCGCGTGATCGACGCCATCTCGAATTACCTGCGCCGCGACAACGCCAACACCGGAGGAGCCTACGCCACCAGCCGCCGCACCGACGCCATGATCGCCGAAGCCCGCTCCGCCATGGCCGACTTCCTCCACTGCGCCGCCGACGAAGTCGTCTTCGGCCCCAACATGACCACGCTCACCTACGTCATCTCTCGCGCAATCGCCCGCGAACTCAAACCCGGCGACGAGATCGTCATCACCCGCCTCGACCACGACGCCAACGCTTCCCCGTGGCTGCAAATGGCCGAGGATCTTCAAAATGAAGGTCGGGGCGTCATCGTCCGCTGGGCCGAGATCAACGACGCCGACTGCACGCTGAACATGTCCGACCTGGCGTCGAAAATAAACAAGAACACGAAGCTGGTCGCAGCCGGCTACGCCTCTAACGCCGTCGGCACCATCAATCCAGTGAAGGAGATCGTTCGCCTCGCGCACGCCGCCGGAGCGCTCGCCTATATCGACGCCGTCCACTACGGCCCGCACGGACTCATCGATGTGGCCGCGCTCGATTGCGATTTTCTGGCGTGTTCGACCTACAAATTCTTCGGCCCGCATATGGCCGTGCTCTACGGCAAGCGCGAACACCTCAAGCGCCTGCGCCCTTACAAACTGCGTCCCAACACGAACGCCATTCCAAACTGCTGGGAGTGGGGCACGCTCAATCATGAATGCATCGCCGGCATCGCCGCCTGCGTGGAATATCTGGCCGATCTCGGCCGATCTTCTGAACAGAGGGTGCCCCACCCTTCGCGCCTTTCGAAGGGTGGGAATTCCGACTCTCGACCTGAGACGACGCCCCGCCGCGCCGCCATCGAAGCCGCCTACGCCGCCATTCACGAGCACGAGCGTGCTCTAACGGAACAGATGATGGCCGGCCTCAAGAAAATTCCTAGCGTAAAGATCTACGGTATCACCGACCCCGCCCGCTTCCACGAGCGCTGCGCCACATTCGCGATAAGAATTGAAGACCACACGCCGCTCGAACTCGCCACCAAACTCGGCGACCGCGGCATCTTTACCTGGGACGGCAATTACTACGCCCTGAACCTGACCGAGCACCTCGACGTAGAAAAATCCGGTGGCTTCCTGCGCATCGGCTTAGTCCACTACAACACAGCCGACGAGATCGATCGCCTCCTCGCCGCGCTGCACGAGATTGTCGGCGCGTAA
- a CDS encoding GAF domain-containing protein yields MEPHANSSQNGSSLAQGAHPLMGPGLHPAATSFAGEITGSLAEMAQRDLDAALQLLANRAQYITGASGVAIALRREGKDEMLCRATTGSNAPELGALFSTEFGLSGESVRTRQALRCDDAERDARVNREVCRQMGIASVVVMPVVNDDGVLGIFELFSGKANAFGARDVSAVQRLSEMVETAVRLAQAARTLPEMLKKDEISAQELETGEVLLDVEEPSITLVPSPSTSPAEAPSQSARRDGAAVVEEAPASRKNEAKKKLFWSAALHPASEVETAEDVDQSHVPPGLMSLRKCEACGFPVSAGRTLCVECEEKKWRGQLGVPKAGAGGVTAAASSVVPATMAPKAEMRAFAAAQSAGSGVSMPSIERASSMIRVSGGSVPATTVREFKATEAPTGISSAAFDGMEPAAAKGSPEFVLSAGLEPAQSWFATHKYIVGVLLVVGAVVAAIFLVR; encoded by the coding sequence ATGGAACCGCACGCCAACTCCTCTCAAAATGGCTCTTCGCTCGCGCAGGGCGCGCATCCTCTCATGGGACCGGGCTTACATCCCGCTGCGACCAGTTTTGCCGGCGAGATTACCGGGTCGCTGGCTGAAATGGCACAGCGCGACCTGGATGCTGCGTTGCAGTTGCTGGCGAACCGAGCGCAGTACATTACCGGAGCGAGCGGAGTTGCGATTGCCCTGCGGCGCGAGGGCAAGGACGAAATGCTGTGCCGCGCCACCACAGGATCGAACGCGCCGGAGTTGGGCGCGCTGTTCTCCACTGAGTTCGGGTTGTCGGGGGAGAGCGTGCGTACGCGCCAGGCATTGCGCTGTGACGATGCCGAGCGCGACGCGCGAGTGAACCGCGAAGTGTGCCGCCAGATGGGGATCGCCTCCGTAGTGGTAATGCCTGTGGTCAACGACGATGGGGTGTTGGGGATCTTCGAACTTTTTTCGGGGAAGGCGAATGCCTTTGGCGCGCGCGACGTGTCGGCGGTGCAGCGGCTGAGCGAGATGGTGGAAACCGCGGTGCGACTGGCGCAGGCTGCGCGGACGCTACCGGAGATGCTGAAGAAGGATGAGATTTCGGCGCAGGAATTGGAAACAGGCGAGGTTTTACTCGACGTAGAAGAGCCATCAATCACACTGGTTCCCAGCCCTTCGACAAGCCCAGCGGAGGCTCCTTCGCAAAGTGCGCGAAGGGATGGGGCAGCCGTTGTCGAGGAGGCGCCTGCGTCTCGGAAGAACGAGGCGAAGAAGAAGTTATTCTGGTCGGCGGCATTGCATCCGGCGAGCGAGGTGGAAACGGCGGAAGATGTGGATCAGAGCCACGTTCCACCGGGGTTGATGAGTCTGCGCAAGTGTGAGGCGTGTGGATTTCCAGTATCGGCGGGGCGGACGCTTTGTGTGGAGTGCGAAGAGAAAAAGTGGCGGGGCCAGCTGGGCGTGCCCAAGGCGGGCGCGGGAGGGGTGACGGCTGCGGCGAGCTCCGTGGTTCCGGCTACGATGGCGCCGAAAGCGGAGATGCGGGCATTCGCGGCAGCTCAATCGGCGGGAAGTGGCGTATCCATGCCATCGATTGAGCGGGCGTCCTCGATGATTAGGGTTTCGGGCGGTTCGGTTCCGGCGACGACGGTAAGGGAATTCAAAGCGACAGAAGCGCCGACGGGGATTTCGAGCGCGGCGTTTGACGGGATGGAACCGGCCGCGGCGAAAGGCTCGCCGGAGTTCGTATTGAGCGCGGGACTGGAGCCCGCGCAGTCGTGGTTCGCGACACACAAGTACATAGTGGGCGTTCTGCTGGTGGTGGGCGCGGTTGTCGCCGCGATCTTCTTAGTACGTTAG